One Natator depressus isolate rNatDep1 chromosome 5, rNatDep2.hap1, whole genome shotgun sequence DNA segment encodes these proteins:
- the LOC141987967 gene encoding interferon beta-like, producing MISRSLLQFCLVLLFSREISCLDCNRLHVLQNRMNSESLERLEKMGGNFPFQCLNERIAFKPRDILKLRLSHQENAKVAIQQILQELFHIFNNNLTQAAWSGTSIKEFQNGLHQQIEKLETCLSAEMEKEVTYPGNENLLLTSLKLKRYFQTIEDFLKENQYSRCAWEIIRVEISRCFLMLDKLTKRLENEARDASSNDAMKTAE from the exons ATGATCAGCAGGAGTTTGCTGCAATTTTGCCTCGTGCTGCTCTTCTCCAGGGAAATCTCATGTCTGGACTGTAACAGGCTGCATGTTCTACAAAACAGAATGAACAGCGAGAGTTTAGAGCGTCTGGAGAAAATGGGTGGCAACTTTCCCTTCCAATGTCTAAATGAAAGGATAGCTTTCAAGCCCAGAGATATCCTCAAGCTCCGACTGTCCCACCAAGAGAATGCCAAGGTAGCCATCCAGCAGATCCTCCAAGAGCTCTTCCATATCTTTAACAACAATCTCACCCAAGCTGCCTGGAGTGGGACTTCCATAAAGGAATTCCAGAATGGACTTCACCAGCAGATTGAGAAGCTGGAGACGTGTTTGAGTGCTGAGATGGAAAAGGAGGTAACCTACCCAGGAAATGAGAACCTCCTGCTCACCAGCCTCAAACTGAAGAGATACTTCCAGACAATAGAGGATTTCCTGAAAGAAAACCAATACAGCCGGTGTGCCTGGGAGATCATCCGTGTGGAAATATCCAGATGTTTCCTCATGCTCGACAAACTCACCAAGAGACTTGAAAATGAAG CACGTGATGCTTCCAGTAATGATGCTATGAAAACAGCTGAATGA
- the LOC141987968 gene encoding interferon beta-like encodes MISRTLLQFCLVLLFSREISCLDCNRLHVLQNRMNSESLERLEKMGGNFPFQCLNERTAFKPRDILKLRLSHQENAKVAIQQILQELFHIFNNNLTQAAWSGTSIKEFQNGLHQQIEKLEMCLSAEMEKEVTYPGNENLLLTSLKLKRYFQTIEDFLKEKQYSRCAWEIIRVEISRCFLMLDKLTKRLENEARDASNNDAMKTAE; translated from the exons ATGATCAGCAGGACTTTGCTGCAATTTTGCCTCGTGCTGCTCTTCTCCAGGGAAATCTCATGTCTGGACTGTAACAGGCTGCATGTTCTACAAAACAGAATGAACAGCGAGAGTTTAGAGCGTCTGGAGAAAATGGGTGGCAACTTTCCCTTCCAATGTCTAAATGAAAGGACAGCTTTCAAGCCCAGAGATATCCTCAAGCTCCGACTGTCCCACCAAGAGAATGCCAAGGTAGCCATCCAGCAGATCCTCCAAGAGCTCTTCCATATCTTTAACAACAATCTCACCCAAGCTGCCTGGAGTGGGACTTCCATAAAGGAATTCCAAAATGGACTTCACCAGCAGATTGAGAAGCTGGAGATGTGTTTGAGTGCTGAGATGGAAAAGGAGGTAACCTACCCAGGAAATGAGAACCTCCTGCTCACCAGCCTCAAACTGAAGAGATACTTCCAGACAATAGAGgatttcctgaaagaaaagcaatacagcCGGTGTGCCTGGGAGATCATCCGTGTGGAAATATCCAGATGTTTCCTCATGCTCGACAAACTCACCAAGAGACTTGAAAATGAAG CACGTGATGCTTCCAATAATGATGCTATGAAAACAGCTGAATGA